A genomic segment from Toxotes jaculatrix isolate fToxJac2 chromosome 6, fToxJac2.pri, whole genome shotgun sequence encodes:
- the LOC121183362 gene encoding GTP cyclohydrolase 1-like: MEYHHASEMNGVVSAYLNMCIEAKQNGLRKEEQDSKDNADTNKLSRIQKAYSTILSELGEDVDREGLLSTPLRAAKAMQFLTKGYKEKTQDILNNAIFDENHEEMVIVKDIELFSLCEHHLVPFFGKAHIAYLPNKKVVGLSKLARIVEIYSRRLQVQERLTKQIASAISEALEPAGVAVVIEAVHMCMVMRGVQKINASTVTSVMLGRFHDDPKTRTLKK; encoded by the exons ATGGAGTATCACCATGCTTCAGAGATGAACGGAGTAGTGTCCGCATATCTGAACATGTGCATCGAGGCTAAACAGAATGGTTTGCGCAAAGAAGAACAGGACTCCAAGGacaatgcagacacaaacaagcTGTCACGCATTCAGAAAGCTTATAGCACCATACTGAGTGAGCTTGGGGAGGACGTGGACCGGGAGGGACTTCTAAGTACACCACTACGTGCAGCCAAAGCCATGCAGTTTCTCACCAAAGGCTACAAGGAAAAGACCCAAG ATATCTTAAACAATGCAATCTTTGATGAAAACCACGAAGAGATGGTGATTGTCAAGGATATcgagctgttttctctctgtgaacaTCACCTGGTGCCCTTCTTTGGCAAG GCACACATAGCATACCTCCCAAACAAGAAAGTGGTTGGTCTCAGCAAACTTGCAAG AATTGTTGAGATCTACAGCAGGAGGCTTCAAG TTCAGGAGCGTCTGACCAAACAGATTGCTTCAGCCATCTCTGAGGCCTTGGAGCCTGCTGGAGTAGCAGTGGTGATTGAGGCTGT TCACATGTGCATGGTGATGAGAGGCGTCCAGAAGATAAACGCCAGTACTGTTACAAGTGTCATGCTGGGAAGATTTCACGATGATCCTAAGACCAGGACACTGAAGAAGTGA